In Xylocopa sonorina isolate GNS202 chromosome 3, iyXylSono1_principal, whole genome shotgun sequence, one genomic interval encodes:
- the LOC143422301 gene encoding 2-aminoethanethiol dioxygenase, with protein MTTAIKTLWKQALNTFEERSNVGFKLCQKNFDKLRYLMNKITAEDVNLNKQILDFIEVQHAPMWVIDIFENKDFAISIFILKHGFTMPIHDHPGMYGFLKVINGVVEVNNYTLKTNEDHTIRLNKEVMAFRHKPISLHSNSPACTLTPKDKNLHEITCIEGPAAFLDILSPPYDVDDSGKGPRPCTFFKTISSSKLCTDSSDIIEEVKLVVIEDPPDFYSGSLKYTGPPLM; from the exons ATGACGACGGCAATTAAAACATTATGGAAGCAAGCTCTAAATACATTTGAAGAACGAAGCAATGTGGGATTTAAACTTTGTCAAAAGAACTTTGATAAATTACGATATCTGATGAACAAAATTACAGCTGAGGATGTGAATCTAAATAAACAAATTCTTGATTTTATTGAAGTGCAGCACGCACCAATGTGGGTTATCGACATATTTGAAAATAAAGACTTTgctatttcaatttttatattGAAACATGGATTCACAATGCCTATACATGATCATCCTGGGATGTATGGCTTTTTAAAG GTCATCAATGGTGTTGTTGAAGTAAACAATTATACTTTGAAAACAAATGAAGATCATACAATTAGATTGAACAAAGAAGTAATGGCATTTAGACACAAACCAATATCTTTGCATAGTAATTCACCTGCTTGTACCTTAACACCAAAAGATAAAAATTTGCATGAGATTACTTGCATCGAAGGTCCTGCTGCATTTTTGGATATACTTAGTCCTCCGTATGATGTAGATGATTCTGGAAAGGGCCCAAGACCATGTACATTTTTCAAAACAATTAGTAGTTCCAAGTTATGTACAGATTCGTCGGATATTATCGAAGAAGTTAAGTTGGTGGTTATTGAAGATCCACCAGATTTCTATTCTGGAAGTCTTAAATATACAGGACCACCCTTAATGTGA
- the LOC143422227 gene encoding mannan-binding lectin serine protease 1: MSTKRKKLAEKSTPAILVVIMKNTIITFILTCSLIEHGYAQDNKCGIEKFECASGQCIESTLLCDGRADCRDKSDETSAECTKPEITCPDYAFRCSYGACVDGDAACNGVKDCIDNSDETLISCNTGGSHNASLPCARNQFKCINGRCIDEVAVCDGTADCTDGSDETFIQCGSIVCPQVAFRCNYGACIDGDLKCNGATNCVDASDENDVLCKANTTPERPTYRPPTTRPLTPTPTPTPIPTPPVTPTLSSKFCTLPPQPVNGYWKLHKSQCCNAEYGQVCDDCDVEQGTRLEPGAYLVYSCNPGYKIHGSKDVFCGRNGKWLNIPICTEIRCKSLQSASMNVECTYDDEYVSCLAPALPRTIAKLTCRTSYRPDSMITSRSRVKCDNNGQWDPKPIQCIPVCGVPPLNTVPLIVNGTRANISEFAWHATLYRINNSTAKKDFICGATIIHERLLITAAHCVYNDNTKRLFHPSNYYIATGNVYRDYDTPFHTSIVKKAKVKNIYIVCTYFGNEGNYAADIAVLEITQPFVFSAFLVPICLDFSNNQVILEAGLVGKVAGFGRTAVGSSSFILQAITVPYIPFNQCRSLSDFYETQKYITEDKFCAGYTNGSSVCDGDSGGGLVFQSFAGGPWYLKGIVSVSLSTVIKGGTRICDSYSYSLYTQVSNHMAWIQDIILKVETQKPINSCPVIY; the protein is encoded by the exons ATGAGTACTAAGAGGAAGAAGTTAGCCGAGAAGAGTACTCCCGCGATTCTCGTTGTTATTATGAAAAATACAATAATTACGTTTATTTTAACTTGTA GTTTAATAGAGCACGGATATGCACAAGATAATAAATGTGG TATAGAAAAATTTGAATGTGCGAGTGGACAATGCATAGAAAGCACATTATTATGCGACGGACGGGCAGACTGTAGAGATAAGTCTGATGAGACATCAGCTGAATGTACTAAACCAGAAATCACATGTCCAGATTATGCATTTCGATGTTCATATGGTGCCTGTGTAGATGGAGATGCAGCTTGCAATGGTGTAAAAGACTGTATTGACAATAGCGATGAAACATTAATTAGCTGTAATACAGGTGGTTCGCATAATGCATCTTTACCATGCGCCAGAAATCAGTTTAAATGTATTAATGGGCGATGCATTGATGAGGTTGCCGTTTGCGATGGCACGGCTGACTGTACAGATGGTTCAGATGAAACATTTATTCAATGCGGATCAATTGT CTGCCCGCAAGTTGCCTTTCGTTGTAACTATGGTGCTTGTATTGATGGTGATTTAAAGTGCAATGGAGCCACAAATTGTGTAGATGCTTCAGATGAAAATGATGTATTATGCAAAGCTAATACTACACCTGAAAGACCAACTTATAGACCTCCCACAACAAGACCACTTACACCTACACCTACACCTACACCTATACCTACACCTCCTGTAACACCAACTTTAAGTTCCAAATTTTGTACTCTACCACCACAGCCAGTAAATGGTTATTGGAAACTGCACAAGTCACAATGTTGTAATGCAGAATATGGTCAAGTGTGCGATGACTGTGATGTAGAGCAAGGTACACGTCTGGAACCAGGAGCATACTTAGTTTACAGTTGTAATCCGGGTTACAAGATTCATGGTTCTAAGGACGTATTTTGTGGTCGGAATGGTAAATGGTTAAATATTCCAATTTGCACAG AAATACGTTGTAAAAGTTTACAATCAGCATCAATGAATGTTGAATGTACATATGATGATGAATACGTGTCTTGTCTAGCTCCTGCTTTGCCTCGGACAATAGCTAAATTAACATGTCGTACCAGTTATCGTCCAGATTCGATGATAACTTCAAGGTCACGAGTTAAATGTGATAACAATGGACAATGGGACCCAAAACCAATACAATGCATTCCAG TGTGTGGTGTTCCTCCTTTAAACACTGTACCACTTATCGTAAACGGAACTCGAGCTAATATTAGTGAATTCGCATGGCATGCTACACTTTATAGAATTAATAATTCCACCGCAAAAAAGGACTTTATTTGCGGTGCAACTATCATTCACGAAAGACTTCTAATTACCGCAGCGCATTGTGTCTATAACGATAATACTAAAAGATTATTTCATCCTTCAAACTATTATATCGCTACAGGCAATGTTTATAGAGATTATGATACTCCTTTTCATACTTCAATAGTAAAAAAAGCTAAG GTGAAGAACATATACATTGTTTGTACTTATTTTGGGAACGAAGGAAATTATGCTGCAGACATAGCTGTATTAGAAATTACACAACCCTTTGTATTTTCAGCCTTCCTAGTACCAATATGTTTAGATTTCTCTAATAATCAAGTCATATTAGAAGCAGGACTAGTTGGAAAAGTTGCAGGATTTGGAAGAACTGCCGTTGGATCATCTAGCTTTATTTTACAAGCGATTACAGTTCCATATATTCCTTTCAATCAATGCAGATCATTAAGTGATTTCTACGAAACTCAAAAATATATTACAGAAGACAAATTTTGTGCAGGTTACACAAATG GCTCATCAGTTTGTGATGGTGACAGTGGCGGAGGATTAGTCTTTCAAAGTTTTGCAGGTGGACCTTGGTATTTAAAAGGAATTGTTAGTGTTAGTCTTAGTACAGTTATAAAAGGGGGTACTAGAATATGtgatagttattcatattctttgtaTACCCAAGTTTCTAATCATATGGCATGGATACAAGATATTATTCTTAAAGTAGAGACACAGAAACCAATTAATTCATGTCCTGTAATATATTAA
- the LOC143422209 gene encoding E3 ubiquitin-protein ligase MARCHF5 isoform X1, translating into MSDNNLPHISYGRDSPGRIELHIESGITRSTISRLPSIEETLRRLSTNLRAERQTNESNNEVPDAQAPAVVSDEEPLPIALSESVNPVQPRDVTDGASSPNQPEISVAAVNSEDDKRYCWVCFATDEDDATASWVKPCHCRGTTKWVHQGCIQRWVDEKQKGRAGAHVACPQCNTEYIIVYPHMGPLVVVLDSIDGVIFRICPFIAASIVAASIYWTAVTYGAVTVMQVVGHKDGLAMMERADPLVLLVGLPTIPIMLVLGKMLRWEDQALSLLRRHACKVPILRHFLPSSYSDDRAQSEDVPPMSDPVSATRILCGALVLPSIASICGKIFFESIHSNFQRTLLGGIAFITIKGAFKIYHKQQQYVRQCQRRIMDYTENNVTLYRRQQNSETNQTS; encoded by the exons ATGTCAGATAACAATTTACCACATATTTCATACGGACGTGATTCCCCTGGTAGGATAGAACTACACATAGAATCTGGTATAACAAGGTCTACTATTAGTCGTCTTCCAAGTATAGAAGAAACTTTAAGAAGACTTAGCACAAATCTACGAGCGGAAAGGCAAACGAATGAATCAAATAACG AAGTACCTGATGCTCAAGCTCCAGCAGTTGTGTCAGATGAGGAACCATTACCTATTGCGTTATCGGAATCTGTAAACCCTGTACAGCCACGTGATGTGACTGATGGAGCATCTTCTCCAAATCAACCAGAAATTAGTGTAGCAGCAGTAAATTCAGAAGATGA TAAAAGATACTGTTGGGTATGTTTTGCAACGGATGAAGATGATGCGACTGCTTCATGGGTAAAACCATGTCATTGTCGTGGTACAACAAAATGGGTTCATCAAGGATGTATACAGAGATGGGTCGATGAAAAGCAAAAGGGACGTGCAGGAGCCCATGTAGCATGTCCTCAATGTAACACAGAATATATCATTGTCTATCCACATATGG GACCTTTGGTAGTGGTATTGGATAGTATCGATGGAGTTATATTCCGGATTTGTCCGTTTATCGCAGCCAGTATAGTTGCTGCATCAATATACTGGACAGCTGTGACATATGGAGCAGTAACTGTAATGCAAGTAGTTGGTCATAAAGATGGTTTAGCTATGATGGAACGAGCTGATCCATTGGTGTTGTTAGTTGGTTTGCCAACGATTCCAATAATGTTGGTATTGGGAAAAATGTTGAGATGGGAAGATCAAGCACTTAGTCTTTTAAGACGACATGCATGTAAGGTTCCTATTTTGAGGCATTTCTTGCCTAGTAG TTATTCTGATGATAGAGCTCAATCTGAAGATGTACCACCTATGAGTGATCCAGTATCAGCAACACGTATTCTTTGTGGCGCACTAGTATTACCTAGTATTGCCAGTATATGTGGCAAAATATTTTTTGAAAGTATACATTCTAACTTTCAAAGAACGTTACTC GGTGGTATAGCATTTATAACAATAAAAGGTGCATTCAAGATTTACCATAAACAGCAACAATATGTAAGACAGTGTCAACGTCGAATAATGGATTATACAGAAAATAATGTTACATTATATAGAAGACAACAAAATTCTGAGACCAACCAGACAAGTTAA
- the LOC143422228 gene encoding charged multivesicular body protein 7 has protein sequence MSTKVKDVDNTLPLPPDEMPKCWNEEERIGSLFSPFRSKSVNPQDWVSKYKFWQNLIYEWLKHTKKSSFSIADLNSAFKRKGCTPLCLVTVVEELVRNNEIVPEAEFLKEPCESWTAWSVDIFMKRPLIWSLTKVKSYIVDNEINRETKYVHLQVVREFADILFSLLEEKKENILISFSDLVRSYRSTMDKNISDNTIMLLLIWLKREKKVVFRTSDNENELLIKIAIHPSDKISEIEEGLYKLMKQENELIKEIELMEKEKVNILNETKTCLAKGLRQVAKTHLKKNKKLETVIEKRAQTLDNIRSVITSIQDTHTNTAVLSAYKTGSEVLKKLNESGLSESYVKDVMDDLSEALEEQKEVEFILSESLTNDDLNTDLEAELTELMKLDADALPSVPNTKINTDIDELQKDITNLCIEEPIVPKVPPESKNIRDKKILKQPELECL, from the exons ATGTCCACAAAAGTTAAAGATGTAGATAACACCCTGCCACTACCTCCCGATGAAATGCCTAAATGTTGGAATGAGGAAGAAAGGATAGGTTCTTTGTTCTCTCCCTTTCGAAGTAAATCCGTGAATCCACAAGATTGGGTATCAAAGTATAAATTTTGGCAAAATTTAATATACGAATGGTTGAAACACACCAAGAAAAGCAGTTTCTCTATTGCAGACTTAAATAGTGCCTTTAAAAGAAAGGGTTGCACCCCACTTTGTTTAGTAACTGTTGTCGAAGAACTCGTACG GAATAATGAAATAGTTCCGGAAGCTGAATTTTTAAAAGAACCTTGTGAATCATGGACAGCATGGTCAGTTGATATATTCATGAAAAGGCCACTCATATGGTCGTTGACAAAAGTTAAAAGTTACATTGTGGACAATGAAATTAACAGAGAGACTAAATATGTACACTTACAAGTTGTTAGAGAATTTGCAGACATTTTATTTTCccttttagaagaaaagaaggaaaataTTCTTATATCATTTTCCGACTTAGTAAGAAGTTATAGATCTACGATGGATAAGAATATTTCGGATAATACTATAATGTTACTTTTAATATGGTTAAAACGTGAAAAAAAAGTGGTTTTCAGAACCAGCGACAATGAAAACGAATTGctaattaaaattgctatacatCCATCGGATAAGATATCAGAAATCGAGGAAGGCCTATATAAGTTAATGAAACAAGAAAACGAACTCATAAAAGAAATAGAACTTATGGAAAAAGAAAAAGTTAATATACTCAATGAAACTAAAACATGTTTAGCCAAAGGACTACGACAAGTAGCTAAAACACatttgaagaaaaataaaaaattggaaactGTTATTGAGAAACGGGCACAAACTCTTGACAATATTCGAAGTGTTATAACAAGTATTCAAGACACTCACACAAATACTGCTGTATTATCAGCTTACAAAACAGGGTCTGAAGTTTTGAAAAAACTTAACGAGAGTGGTTTATCAGAATCTTATGTTAAAGACGTTATGGATGATCTTTCAGAA GCTTTAGAAGAACAAAAAGAAGTAGaatttattttatcagaatcTTTGACGAATGATGATTTAAATACCGATTTAGAAGCAGAATTGACAGAATTGATGAAACTTGATGCTGATGCCCTCCCTTCAGtgccaaatacaaaaataaatACTGATATCGAtgaacttcaaaaggatataacaaATTTATGTATTGAAG AACCTATTGTACCCAAGGTACCACCTGAATCTAAAAATATCCgtgataaaaaaatattaaaacaaCCTGAACTTGAGTGTTTGTGA
- the LOC143422209 gene encoding E3 ubiquitin-protein ligase MARCHF5 isoform X2, whose translation MSDNNLPHISYGRDSPGRIELHIESGITRSTISRLPSIEETLRRLSTNLRAERQTNESNNVPDAQAPAVVSDEEPLPIALSESVNPVQPRDVTDGASSPNQPEISVAAVNSEDDKRYCWVCFATDEDDATASWVKPCHCRGTTKWVHQGCIQRWVDEKQKGRAGAHVACPQCNTEYIIVYPHMGPLVVVLDSIDGVIFRICPFIAASIVAASIYWTAVTYGAVTVMQVVGHKDGLAMMERADPLVLLVGLPTIPIMLVLGKMLRWEDQALSLLRRHACKVPILRHFLPSSYSDDRAQSEDVPPMSDPVSATRILCGALVLPSIASICGKIFFESIHSNFQRTLLGGIAFITIKGAFKIYHKQQQYVRQCQRRIMDYTENNVTLYRRQQNSETNQTS comes from the exons ATGTCAGATAACAATTTACCACATATTTCATACGGACGTGATTCCCCTGGTAGGATAGAACTACACATAGAATCTGGTATAACAAGGTCTACTATTAGTCGTCTTCCAAGTATAGAAGAAACTTTAAGAAGACTTAGCACAAATCTACGAGCGGAAAGGCAAACGAATGAATCAAATAACG TACCTGATGCTCAAGCTCCAGCAGTTGTGTCAGATGAGGAACCATTACCTATTGCGTTATCGGAATCTGTAAACCCTGTACAGCCACGTGATGTGACTGATGGAGCATCTTCTCCAAATCAACCAGAAATTAGTGTAGCAGCAGTAAATTCAGAAGATGA TAAAAGATACTGTTGGGTATGTTTTGCAACGGATGAAGATGATGCGACTGCTTCATGGGTAAAACCATGTCATTGTCGTGGTACAACAAAATGGGTTCATCAAGGATGTATACAGAGATGGGTCGATGAAAAGCAAAAGGGACGTGCAGGAGCCCATGTAGCATGTCCTCAATGTAACACAGAATATATCATTGTCTATCCACATATGG GACCTTTGGTAGTGGTATTGGATAGTATCGATGGAGTTATATTCCGGATTTGTCCGTTTATCGCAGCCAGTATAGTTGCTGCATCAATATACTGGACAGCTGTGACATATGGAGCAGTAACTGTAATGCAAGTAGTTGGTCATAAAGATGGTTTAGCTATGATGGAACGAGCTGATCCATTGGTGTTGTTAGTTGGTTTGCCAACGATTCCAATAATGTTGGTATTGGGAAAAATGTTGAGATGGGAAGATCAAGCACTTAGTCTTTTAAGACGACATGCATGTAAGGTTCCTATTTTGAGGCATTTCTTGCCTAGTAG TTATTCTGATGATAGAGCTCAATCTGAAGATGTACCACCTATGAGTGATCCAGTATCAGCAACACGTATTCTTTGTGGCGCACTAGTATTACCTAGTATTGCCAGTATATGTGGCAAAATATTTTTTGAAAGTATACATTCTAACTTTCAAAGAACGTTACTC GGTGGTATAGCATTTATAACAATAAAAGGTGCATTCAAGATTTACCATAAACAGCAACAATATGTAAGACAGTGTCAACGTCGAATAATGGATTATACAGAAAATAATGTTACATTATATAGAAGACAACAAAATTCTGAGACCAACCAGACAAGTTAA
- the Pus1 gene encoding pseudouridine synthase 1, giving the protein MTYKNKRQKSNKQVNFMHFISDIFSKNMSNQNDTSVNIVEQNNKRQIIDQSCEVVAKTLKVEATKDEVNRKYLIKRRNFVIMLSYVGKNYFGMQINRGSRTVEECLLTALLKADFITKEQFEDVREIKFQRAARTDKGVSAVRQIVSLKLPSHVNKEDINAHLPEDIRIFGIKRVTKSFNSKNKCDARTYRYVLPTFAFAPEDPNFLHIDKEEEIDEEKRLQQLSVIDGKPYNEFRLTPEKLAKLNETLKLLEGTHNFHNFTAKVKALDPRAKRYIIYFRCVETFIANNMEFAVLEIKGQSFMLHQIRKMVSLVIGICRNIVTNDFVKDALSVEKVDIPISPGLGLSLHFVHYEYYNEKYGKDGFHETLDWSECEEETEQFYKQYILKHIVDTETTENVYPFLLLLFTKYILLEISTLIIIYYRMLNWLASFLTPKRFAFREPVVPLVSPDDLYSLRINRLYIRVFPIKHAHKQIPILTCLNRVIPD; this is encoded by the exons ATGACGTATAAAAACAAAAGACAGAAGTCAAATAAA CAA GTTAACTTTATGCATTTTATTTCAGATATTTTTTCCAAAAACATGTCAAACCAAAACGATACAAGTGTGAACATTGTTGAACAAAATAATAAAAGGCAAATAATTGATCAAAGTTGTGAAGTTGTAGCCAAGACACTCAAAGTAGAAGCTACTAAAGATGAAGTAAACAGAAAATACTTAATAAAACGAAGGAACTTTGTAATTATGCTTAGTTATGTTGGTAAAAATTATTTTGGTATGCAAATTAATCGTGGTAGCAGAACCGTTGAGGAATGTTTATTAACCGCTTTGTTAAAAGCTGATTTTATTACAAAGGAGCAATTTGAAGATGTCAGAGAAATAAAGTTTCAAAGAGCTGCACGTACTGACAAAGGTGTGTCAGCTGTTAGGCAAATTGTTTCGCTAAAACTTC CTAGTCATGTAAATAAGGAAGATATAAATGCGCACCTTCCAGAGGATATTAGAATATTTGGTATAAAAAGAGTAACCAAATCttttaatagtaaaaataaatgtGATGCCAGAACATACAGATATGTTCTTCCTACATTTGCTTTTGCTCCAGAGGATCCAAATTTTTTACATATTGACAAAGAAGAAGAAATAGATGAAGAAAAACGACTTCAACAACTTTCTGTAATAGATGGAAAACCATATAATGAATTTCGATTGACTCCGGAAAAGCTTGCTAAGTTAAACGAAACTCTAAAATTATTAGAGGGCACACATAATTTCCACAATTTCACAGCAAAAGT aaaagcattagatccaagAGCAAAacgttatattatatatttccgTTGTGTTGAAACATTTATAGCAAATAATATGGAATTTGCAGTATTAGAAATTAAAGGACAAAGCTTTATGTTGCATCAAATTAGAAAAATGGTGTCTTTAGTAATAGGAATTTGTAGAAATATTGTCACAAATGATTTCGTCAAAGATGCACTTTCAGTTGAAAAAGTCGACATCCCTATCTCACCAGGTTTAGGATTAAGTTTACATTTC gtacactatgaatattataatgaaaAGTATGGAAAAGATGGATTTCATGAAACCTTAGATTGGTCTGAATGTGAGGAAGAAACTGAACAATTTTATAAACAATACATTTTGAAACATATAGTGGATACAGAAACCACAGAAAATGTGTATCCTTTTTTGT TATTATTATTTACAAAATACATTTTACTGGAAATATCTACCTTAATCATAATTTATTATAGAATGTTAAATTGGCTGGCATCTTTCCTGACACCAAAGAGATTTGCATTTAGAGAACCTGTAGTGCCAT TAGTTTCTCCAGACGATTTGTATTCT TTGAGGATAAATCGTTTATATATCCGCGTATTTCCCATTAAACACGCACATAAACAAATACCAATACTTACGTGCCTCAACCGGGTAATTCCAGATTGA